A genomic region of Papaver somniferum cultivar HN1 chromosome 7, ASM357369v1, whole genome shotgun sequence contains the following coding sequences:
- the LOC113298389 gene encoding programmed cell death 6-interacting protein-like, translated as MMLHFSNPAKLKTKRIIFEEIYGAGDPSTLMELKELSARRRAIEESINETSVTANATAREMAGGLTSRLEQDLLKLEVYLPLLENLVFHATSSGNGGSGVELKISWSSALSPTRFSGCKFLHNDELCFEHGMALFLYGAILRERAQEVLLRGDLAQSGELYRKAAGVYHHLFQQVLPSLKPAVGQERPPPETNPSLSNVMNFICLAEAQGAALRKAVEKRMSVGLLSKLDCGIKELLDQAYSILNSFNGKCEIISSKLEEFICFSRSLHELRSKRYLADSLKNGLKKGDVGLAIGVLRMALENIKGKTPKKESWQLVFKKEIKTVHEMLRELEQENGFVYHERVPIGVDQLPSPESRIIVAAAPYNPKRSETKLVFKKIVKPRLSKSQTM; from the exons ATGATGCTACACTTCAGCAATCCTGCAAAATTGAAAACCAAAAGG ATTATATTTGAAGAAATCTACGGTGCGGGTGATCCATCCACTCTAATGGAGTTGAAAGAATTAAGTGCTAGGCGCAGAGCAATCGAGGAGTCCATTAATGAGACCAGTGTTACTGCAAATGCCACTGCAAGAGAAATGGCTGGAGGATTGACTTCTAGGCTTGAACAA GACCTGCTGAAGCTGGAAGTGTATCTGCCATTGTTGGAAAACTTAGTATTCCATGCTACCTCGTCTGGGAATGGTGGTTCTGGTGTGGAACTGAAGATAAGTTGGTCTAGTGCTTTAAGTCCCACTCGCTTCAGTGGTTGCAAGTTCCTTCACAATGATGAGTTGTGTTTTGAGCATGGGATGGCTCTTTTCCTTTATGGTGCAATCTTGAGAGAGAGAGCCCAAGAAGTTTTATTGAGAGGAG ATCTAGCACAATCCGGGGAACTCTACAGGAAAGCAGCCGGTGTTTACCATCATCTGTTTCAGCAGGTACTCCCTAGTTTGAAACCTGCAGTAGGTCAGGAAAGGCCACCACCAGAGACCAACCCTTCCCTTTCCAATGTTATGAACTTCATTTGCTTGGCCGAGGCACAG GGTGCAGCTCTAAGAAAAGCCGTGGAGAAGAGGATGAGTGTAGGACTTTTATCAAAGCTCGATTGTGGAATCAAAGAGTTACTTGATCAGGCTTATAGTATTTTAAATTCATTTAATGGGAAATGCGAAATAATTTCATCGAAGCTTGAG GAGTTTATATGCTTCTCAAGATCTTTGCATGAGTTAAGGAGCAAAAGGTACTTGGCTGATAGTTTGAAGAATGGTTTGAAGAAAGGGGATGTAGGCTTAGCGATTGGTGTTCTTCGTATGGCGCTagaaaatataaaaggaaaaactCCAAAAAAAGAATCATGGCAGTTGGTGTTCAAGAAGGAAATTAAGACTGTTCACGAGATGCTAAGGGAGCTTGAGCAAGAGAATGGCTTTGTGTATCATGAAAGGGTACCCATTGGTGTTGACCAATTGCCCTCACCTGAAAGTAGGATAATAGTTGCAGCGGCGCCATACAATCCTAAGAGATCGGAAACCAAACTTGTCTTTAAAAAGATTGTCAAGCCTCGTTTGAGTAAATCTCAGACCATGTAA
- the LOC113298390 gene encoding uncharacterized protein LOC113298390, with amino-acid sequence MAVHLDSLLCFSRLGRNKPFLLPFTTSILNPTSHTPDTSFSPKKLKLPKKRWSASVVMSKGKPLESSFSRKDWFKLTYLEGNSWIWDVNGLKILVDPILVGNLDFGIPWLYDAAKKYVKNFQLSDLPELDCLLITQSLDDHCHLKTLKPLSQMLPNLPVIATPNAETLLNPLFSSVTYLEPGQSSEIMGRNGSKAKIQATAGPVLGPPWQRPENGYLVTSQQEELTLYYEPHCVYNKELLQKERADILISPVIKQLLPGFTLVSGQEDAVQLAKLLQSKFIVPMRNGELDSKGFLSSIIQSEGTMESFKELLSKELPNAKVLEATPGEPLEISTP; translated from the exons ATGGCTGTTCATTTGGATTCTCTCTTATGTTTTTCCAGACTCGGCAGAAATAAACCCTTTCTCTTACCATTCACAACTTCCATTCTCAATCCAACTTCTCATACTCCAGACACCTCTTTCTCTCCCAAGAAATTGAAGCTCCCAAAAAAAAg GTGGTCTGCTTCTGTTGTGATGTCCAAGGGAAAACCACTTGAGTCGAGTTTTTCTAGAAAAGATTGGTTCAAACTTACGTATTTGGAg GGGAATAGCTGGATATGGGATGTGAATGGGTTGAAAATTTTGGTGGATCCAATCTTGGTAGGTAATTTGGATTTTGGAATCCCTTGGCTTTATGATGCAGCCAAGAAATACGTGAAGAATTTTCAG CTAAGTGATCTTCCTGAACTTGACTGCTTGTTGATTACCCAAAGTCTTGATGATCACTGCCATTTGAAGACGCTGAAGCCGCTTTCACAAATGCTACCAAATCTGCCAGTTATAGCAACTCCAAATGCAGAGACATTGTTAAACCCCCTTTTCAGCTCT GTGACATATTTAGAACCTGGGCAAAGTTCTGAAATTATGGGGAGAAATGGGTCTAAAGCCAAAATACAAGCTACAGCAGGACCTGTTCTAGGCCCTCCTTGGCAACGACCGGAGAATGG GTATCTTGTAACTTCTCAGCAAGAGGAGCTGACTCTGTATTATGAACCTCACTGTGTATACAACAAAGAGCTTTTACAGAAGGAGCGGGCTGACATTCTCATCTCACCAGTTATAAAGCAGTTGCTGCCAGGTTTTACACTTGTTTCTGGACAAGAAGATGCAGTTCAGCTCGCAAAGCTTCTGCAATCCAA GTTCATTGTACCAATGAGAAATGGGGAACTTGACAGCAAAGGATTTCTATCTAGTATCATTCAGTCTGAGGGAACAATGGAATCATTCAAG GAACTTCTGTCAAAAGAGTTACCAAACGCTAAGGTATTAGAAGCAACCCCTGGCGAGCCATTGGAAATATCAACACCTTGA